In Candidatus Binatia bacterium, a genomic segment contains:
- a CDS encoding UxaA family hydrolase — METFLGYERPDGSVGIRNHVVVIPSVSCANGVVRLIAKAVPEVVPIYHGHGCGRALEV; from the coding sequence GTGGAGACATTCCTGGGATACGAAAGACCCGACGGGTCGGTCGGCATCAGAAACCACGTCGTGGTGATTCCATCCGTCTCCTGCGCCAACGGCGTGGTGCGCCTGATCGCCAAGGCGGTCCCCGAAGTCGTGCCCATCTATCATGGCCATGGCTGTGGCCGAGCCCTGGAGGTG
- a CDS encoding UxaA family hydrolase gives MKPNVIVINPKDNVAIALEDIQKGENVCLSDGRKFAALTDIPYSHKVALMDIALNAEVIKYGEIIGEAKELITKGGWVHSHNLDIKEKKGR, from the coding sequence GTGAAACCAAACGTCATTGTGATTAATCCAAAAGACAATGTGGCCATCGCCCTGGAGGACATCCAGAAGGGCGAGAACGTTTGTCTGTCGGACGGTCGGAAATTCGCTGCTTTGACTGATATTCCCTACAGCCACAAGGTGGCCCTGATGGACATTGCCTTGAACGCGGAGGTCATCAAGTACGGCGAGATCATCGGCGAAGCCAAAGAGCTGATAACCAAAGGCGGATGGGTCCATAGCCATAATCTGGATATCAAAGAGAAAAAAGGAAGGTGA